A region from the Rufibacter sp. DG15C genome encodes:
- the pheS gene encoding phenylalanine--tRNA ligase subunit alpha → MLFENIKRLTQEVEAFEIENKEQLEAFKNTFVSRKGSIAALFDEIKTVAPELRKQVGQELNQLKQLAQEKYDARQQELEQSSTPDVLAGLDFTLPPVPNALGARHPLARTREQIIRIFERIGFNVSEGPEMEDDWHNFSALNFPDNHPARDMQDTFFLSKNPDMLLRTHTSTVQVRVMEHQKPPIRTLSPGRVFRNEAISARAHCMFHQFEGLYIDRNVSFKDLKDTLYYFVQELFGQDTKIRFRPSFFPFTEPSAEIDITCHICKGKGCNICKGSGWVEIGGAGMVDPNVLENCGIDSQEFSGFAFGMGIERITMLKYQIKDLRLFTENDVRFLRQFTGM, encoded by the coding sequence ATGCTATTCGAGAACATCAAGAGACTGACGCAAGAGGTAGAAGCCTTTGAGATAGAGAACAAGGAGCAACTGGAGGCTTTCAAGAACACCTTCGTGAGCCGGAAAGGGAGCATTGCCGCTTTGTTTGACGAGATAAAAACCGTGGCCCCGGAACTACGCAAGCAGGTGGGCCAAGAGTTGAACCAGCTCAAGCAGTTGGCCCAAGAGAAGTATGACGCCCGCCAGCAGGAGCTGGAGCAAAGCAGTACGCCAGATGTGTTGGCGGGCCTGGACTTTACCTTGCCGCCGGTGCCAAATGCCTTGGGTGCCCGTCACCCCTTGGCGCGCACGCGGGAGCAGATTATCCGGATCTTTGAGCGCATCGGTTTTAATGTGTCTGAAGGACCTGAGATGGAGGACGACTGGCACAACTTCTCGGCGCTCAATTTCCCGGACAACCACCCTGCCCGCGACATGCAGGACACGTTCTTCTTGAGCAAGAACCCAGACATGCTGTTGCGCACGCACACTTCTACCGTGCAGGTACGCGTAATGGAGCATCAGAAGCCGCCTATCAGGACTTTGTCGCCGGGACGTGTTTTCCGGAACGAGGCCATCTCAGCAAGGGCGCATTGCATGTTCCATCAGTTTGAGGGCTTGTACATTGACCGCAACGTGAGCTTCAAGGACCTGAAGGACACCTTATATTATTTCGTGCAGGAGTTGTTTGGGCAGGATACCAAGATTAGGTTCCGGCCGTCGTTCTTCCCGTTCACTGAGCCCAGCGCTGAGATTGACATCACCTGCCACATCTGCAAAGGCAAGGGTTGTAACATCTGCAAAGGCTCTGGCTGGGTGGAGATTGGCGGCGCCGGCATGGTTGACCCCAACGTACTGGAGAACTGCGGCATTGACTCACAAGAATTCTCGGGCTTCGCGTTTGGGATGGGCATTGAGCGCATCACCATGCTCAAGTACCAAATCAAGGACCTTCGCCTGTTCACTGAGAACGATGTGCGCTTCCTGCGCCAGTTTACCGGAATGTAA
- a CDS encoding sensor histidine kinase, whose amino-acid sequence MELSTALPLSTAHKPDTMPSFKIILLYLGWGLLWAVVQTLVLFQFGLSGWPVVVDALLTNALWLGSGFVMATTLRYYQPEPKQIFNLLTWSAALAICMMWLYQLGVDWLLEQHTEYLAFVHQSYPVRVAFAWLMILFIVLQNWLWYYTKEKRQAEERKTATEKMAREAELFTLRQQLQPHFLFNSLNSISALVRTKPDLAKQMVQQLSDFLRGTLRKDGQMLIPLADELHHLQIYLEIEKVRFGHRLQTQVNCPEECKDLQLPYLMLQPIVENAIKFGLYDTLGDTLITITAHCEDGLLVVSTENPFEASLLSPKQGTGFGLDSVRRRLYLLFGRQDLVSTQQLEGRFITTVKIPQAL is encoded by the coding sequence ATGGAACTGTCCACTGCCTTGCCGCTCTCTACTGCCCACAAACCTGACACCATGCCCTCGTTTAAAATCATACTGTTGTACCTGGGTTGGGGCCTTTTGTGGGCGGTGGTGCAAACCTTAGTACTGTTTCAGTTTGGGTTGAGCGGGTGGCCGGTGGTGGTGGATGCACTCTTGACCAATGCGCTCTGGCTGGGCAGTGGATTTGTGATGGCCACTACGCTTAGGTATTACCAGCCAGAGCCGAAGCAGATTTTCAATCTACTCACCTGGAGCGCCGCCTTGGCCATTTGCATGATGTGGCTTTACCAACTGGGCGTTGACTGGCTATTAGAGCAGCACACAGAGTACTTGGCCTTTGTGCACCAGTCCTACCCGGTGCGGGTGGCGTTTGCCTGGCTCATGATTCTGTTCATTGTCTTGCAGAACTGGCTCTGGTACTATACCAAAGAAAAGCGCCAAGCCGAAGAGCGCAAAACCGCCACTGAAAAGATGGCCCGCGAAGCCGAACTGTTTACCCTGCGCCAACAATTGCAACCGCATTTTCTATTCAACAGCTTGAACTCCATCAGTGCGCTGGTGAGAACCAAGCCAGATTTGGCCAAGCAGATGGTACAGCAGTTGTCAGATTTCCTGCGGGGTACCTTGCGCAAAGACGGCCAGATGTTGATTCCCCTGGCAGATGAACTGCACCACTTGCAAATTTACCTGGAGATTGAGAAAGTAAGGTTCGGGCATAGGCTGCAGACGCAGGTAAACTGCCCAGAGGAATGTAAAGACCTTCAATTGCCGTACTTGATGCTACAGCCCATAGTGGAGAATGCCATCAAGTTTGGCCTGTATGACACGCTAGGCGATACGCTCATTACAATCACGGCGCATTGTGAGGACGGCCTTTTGGTGGTCTCTACAGAGAACCCGTTTGAGGCCAGCCTTCTGTCTCCTAAACAAGGCACGGGCTTCGGGTTGGACTCGGTGCGCCGCCGGCTGTACCTGCTCTTCGGCCGTCAGGATTTAGTGAGTACCCAGCAACTGGAAGGCAGATTTATCACCACCGTTAAAATTCCGCAAGCGCTATGA
- a CDS encoding TetR/AcrR family transcriptional regulator has protein sequence MEIRERILQEALLLFFRKGIKAVSMDDVAAHLSVSKKTIYKWFANKDELIYESMQQHIKGMENSCCHAIGDASNAMEAMFQMVEMVRGLMQQVHPSIFFDLQKYHPQAWALWQEHKNGFFLQQTKEHLQKGIKEKLFREDIDVEIVARLRLAEVELGFNSEVYPTTQFDLQKVQIALLEHFILGLATLKGHKLVNQYKQITEEE, from the coding sequence ATGGAAATAAGAGAGAGAATATTGCAGGAGGCCTTGCTTCTTTTCTTCCGGAAGGGGATAAAAGCGGTGTCTATGGATGATGTAGCGGCCCATCTGTCGGTTTCAAAAAAGACCATATATAAGTGGTTTGCCAACAAAGATGAGTTGATTTATGAAAGCATGCAGCAGCACATTAAAGGAATGGAGAATTCCTGTTGTCATGCTATAGGGGACGCCAGCAATGCCATGGAAGCCATGTTTCAAATGGTAGAGATGGTACGGGGCTTGATGCAGCAGGTGCATCCTTCCATCTTCTTTGACCTCCAGAAATACCACCCGCAGGCGTGGGCGCTGTGGCAAGAGCACAAGAATGGCTTCTTTCTGCAGCAGACCAAAGAACACTTGCAAAAGGGTATCAAAGAAAAGCTGTTCAGGGAAGACATTGACGTGGAGATTGTAGCCCGTCTGCGCCTAGCCGAGGTGGAGCTGGGTTTCAACTCTGAAGTATATCCCACCACCCAGTTTGACCTCCAGAAGGTGCAGATTGCGCTGTTAGAGCATTTTATCTTAGGACTAGCCACTTTAAAAGGCCACAAGCTGGTCAATCAATACAAACAGATCACCGAAGAAGAATAA
- a CDS encoding LiaI-LiaF-like domain-containing protein, with amino-acid sequence METNNNNSSKNYSGYEPTRNNTGRIMAGLIVIIVGLALLAKQMHFFYLPHWVFSWKMLLIVIGLYTGFKHNFRNIGWIFPFGIGALFLMEDIYPTLNIRPYFWPVLLIGFGLYMMLRPRHHSHSPGKGWKSPTQPLPGAGAGSAYASSYAATASAEPLDPSTVSKDDFINGTAVFGGIKKSIITKSFKGGQITTFCGGAEYNLTNADLQNETVIDVNIMFGGTSLVIPADWKVRSEVVCIFGGIDEKRSMIQPTMQGEKVLILKGTVIFGGIDIKSY; translated from the coding sequence ATGGAAACGAACAATAACAACTCCTCAAAAAACTACAGTGGCTATGAGCCCACTAGAAACAACACGGGCCGCATCATGGCCGGTTTAATTGTCATTATTGTAGGACTGGCGCTGTTGGCCAAGCAAATGCACTTCTTCTACCTGCCGCATTGGGTCTTTTCCTGGAAGATGCTCTTGATTGTGATTGGCTTGTACACCGGCTTTAAGCACAACTTTAGAAACATTGGTTGGATCTTCCCCTTCGGGATTGGGGCGCTGTTTCTCATGGAAGACATTTACCCGACGCTCAATATTAGACCGTATTTCTGGCCGGTGCTGCTGATTGGGTTTGGCTTGTACATGATGCTGCGCCCAAGACACCATTCGCATTCACCTGGTAAAGGATGGAAAAGCCCTACGCAGCCCTTGCCGGGTGCAGGAGCAGGAAGTGCGTACGCTTCTTCGTATGCAGCCACCGCGTCAGCAGAGCCATTAGACCCTTCCACCGTTTCTAAGGACGATTTTATCAATGGCACGGCCGTGTTTGGCGGCATCAAGAAGAGCATCATCACCAAAAGCTTTAAAGGCGGTCAGATTACCACCTTCTGCGGCGGCGCCGAGTACAACCTAACCAACGCCGACCTGCAAAATGAAACCGTGATTGACGTGAACATCATGTTTGGCGGCACCAGCCTGGTCATCCCCGCCGATTGGAAAGTGCGCTCAGAAGTAGTCTGCATCTTTGGCGGCATTGACGAGAAACGCTCCATGATTCAGCCAACCATGCAAGGAGAGAAGGTCTTGATTTTGAAAGGCACCGTCATCTTTGGTGGAATTGACATCAAAAGTTATTAA
- a CDS encoding LytTR family DNA-binding domain-containing protein, with protein sequence MITCLVIDDEPLARTIVYEYLLNHPDITLVQECNNGFEGVKAIQQHAPDLIFLDIQMPKINGFEMLELVEQTPGVIFTTAFDEYAIKAFEANAIDYLLKPFTQERFDAAIQKWRQKQGQALTEPAAAKLQEVTHKQPEEQLRIVVKVNSDIRIIPVQDIEYLEAYDDYVKIHTGAGCFLKKKTMGYYENTLDASQFVRVHRSYMIALSQLTRIEPLEKDTHVALLKKGNRVPLSKSGYTRLKSVLGI encoded by the coding sequence ATGATTACATGCCTGGTTATTGATGATGAGCCTCTGGCCCGCACCATTGTCTATGAGTATTTGCTGAACCATCCAGACATTACGCTAGTGCAGGAATGCAACAACGGCTTTGAAGGTGTGAAGGCCATCCAGCAACACGCGCCCGACTTGATTTTTCTGGACATCCAGATGCCTAAAATCAACGGCTTTGAGATGCTGGAACTGGTGGAACAAACGCCCGGCGTCATCTTCACCACCGCCTTTGACGAGTACGCCATCAAGGCTTTTGAGGCCAATGCCATAGACTATCTGCTCAAACCCTTCACGCAGGAGCGCTTTGACGCGGCCATCCAGAAATGGCGCCAGAAACAAGGCCAAGCGCTAACAGAACCCGCCGCCGCTAAACTGCAGGAAGTTACTCATAAACAGCCTGAGGAACAGTTGCGCATTGTAGTGAAGGTGAACAGTGACATCAGGATCATTCCTGTGCAAGACATTGAGTACCTGGAGGCCTATGATGATTATGTCAAGATCCACACCGGGGCCGGGTGCTTTCTAAAGAAAAAGACCATGGGCTATTATGAGAATACCCTGGACGCCAGCCAGTTTGTGCGCGTGCATAGGTCCTATATGATTGCCTTGTCCCAGCTTACCCGCATTGAGCCGCTAGAGAAAGACACCCACGTGGCCCTGCTAAAAAAAGGCAACCGCGTCCCGCTCAGTAAAAGCGGCTACACCAGGTTGAAAAGCGTCTTGGGTATTTGA
- a CDS encoding 3-hydroxyacyl-CoA dehydrogenase family protein, with amino-acid sequence MTLEDIKTIAVIGAGTMGQGIAQLCAQSGFQTVLYDINGTVLEKAKATTEKSLATLVEKGKLNQEQQSQIWERLTFTTDVLQVIAEVVIEAVIERLDVKHSILNEIADQNPATTILASNTSSLPITRIAAKVEKPERVVGLHFFNPATIMKLVEVISGAATALEVTSLMKELAIKLGKTPVLAQDAPGFIVNRVARHFYVESLKLLEEGVASHESIDRLMQASGFKMGPFQLMDLIGVDTNFSVTSAMFEAFHYDPKFRPSRWQQQKVDAGHHGRKTGKGFYDYPANK; translated from the coding sequence ATGACCTTAGAAGATATTAAAACCATAGCCGTGATTGGCGCCGGCACCATGGGCCAGGGCATTGCACAGCTGTGCGCCCAGAGCGGCTTCCAGACGGTGCTGTATGACATCAATGGCACGGTGCTGGAGAAAGCCAAGGCCACCACGGAGAAGTCATTAGCCACCCTGGTAGAGAAGGGAAAACTGAACCAAGAGCAGCAAAGCCAGATTTGGGAGCGCCTCACCTTTACCACAGACGTGCTGCAGGTCATTGCCGAGGTGGTGATTGAGGCCGTCATTGAACGCCTAGACGTAAAACACAGCATCTTAAACGAGATAGCCGACCAGAACCCGGCCACTACCATTCTGGCCTCTAATACGTCATCGCTGCCCATTACCCGCATTGCCGCCAAGGTAGAAAAGCCTGAGCGCGTGGTGGGTCTGCACTTCTTCAACCCGGCCACCATCATGAAACTGGTGGAGGTAATCTCGGGTGCGGCCACAGCACTGGAGGTTACTAGTCTTATGAAGGAGCTGGCTATTAAATTAGGCAAGACCCCGGTGCTGGCCCAAGATGCGCCGGGCTTCATTGTGAACCGCGTGGCCCGCCACTTCTATGTGGAGAGTCTGAAGCTGCTGGAAGAAGGCGTGGCCAGTCATGAAAGCATTGATAGGTTGATGCAAGCCTCTGGTTTTAAGATGGGACCGTTCCAGCTCATGGACCTGATTGGCGTGGACACTAACTTCTCGGTGACCAGTGCCATGTTTGAAGCCTTCCATTATGACCCCAAGTTCAGGCCCAGCCGTTGGCAGCAGCAGAAAGTGGACGCCGGGCACCACGGCCGCAAGACCGGTAAAGGCTTCTACGACTATCCTGCTAACAAATAA
- a CDS encoding IS1595 family transposase: MNAFPTEADCIAHLEKLRWNGIVESPFDASSKVYKCAGNRYKCKNTGKYFNVKVGTIFEDTKIPLIKWFMALYIFSSHKKGISSHQLAKDIDVTQKTAWFILHRLRYAFEHPAFQEAIGETVEVDETYMGGEEENKHESKRNKNARGRGLGAKKPVVGMLQRDGSVIAKVTDDTKLSSVQPIIDRFVKKGSVVVTDEWVAYNQVNRNFDHLKVAHSAKEFVNGMARTNGIENFWSHLKRGIDGIYHWCSVKHLQAYLDEFALRFNTRKMGTAQRFNFVLENVSGRLSYKVLING, translated from the coding sequence ATGAATGCTTTTCCAACGGAGGCCGACTGCATCGCACATTTAGAGAAACTAAGATGGAACGGTATTGTCGAGTCCCCGTTTGACGCTTCCAGCAAAGTGTACAAGTGTGCCGGCAACCGCTACAAGTGCAAAAACACAGGCAAGTACTTCAACGTGAAGGTCGGAACCATCTTTGAAGATACGAAGATACCGCTTATCAAGTGGTTTATGGCCCTCTATATCTTCTCCTCCCATAAGAAGGGCATCTCTTCCCACCAATTGGCCAAAGACATTGACGTAACGCAGAAAACCGCCTGGTTTATACTGCACCGCCTACGCTATGCCTTTGAGCATCCAGCTTTTCAGGAGGCTATAGGTGAAACTGTTGAGGTAGACGAAACTTACATGGGCGGAGAAGAGGAGAACAAGCACGAGAGCAAAAGAAACAAGAACGCTAGAGGAAGGGGCCTGGGGGCTAAGAAGCCAGTCGTAGGCATGCTACAGCGTGACGGCAGTGTTATAGCCAAAGTGACAGATGATACTAAACTCTCCTCTGTTCAGCCCATTATTGACAGGTTCGTTAAGAAAGGTTCTGTCGTGGTCACCGATGAATGGGTTGCCTACAATCAGGTAAACAGAAACTTTGACCATTTAAAGGTTGCCCATAGTGCGAAGGAGTTCGTGAATGGGATGGCGCGCACCAACGGCATTGAGAACTTCTGGAGCCACCTAAAGAGAGGCATTGATGGTATCTACCATTGGTGTTCCGTGAAGCACCTACAGGCTTACCTAGATGAGTTCGCTTTAAGGTTCAACACCCGCAAGATGGGTACTGCTCAACGCTTTAATTTTGTTTTGGAGAATGTATCTGGTAGATTGAGTTATAAAGTATTAATCAATGGCTAA